catgtacatgtgtatatgtgATCAGAATCACTAATATTTTCATCATCTGGATGttatgtaaattattcaaaaagaaATGAGGATTATATGTTTGTATCTGCAAACAACACGGCATAGTTGTCAGAGCCATTGTCcttgacattctgaaagtttggTTGTTCCGTACGTTCTTGTAACTGTTCGTATGTTCGAGCTTCTTCGTCAGCTTTTGAGTCTGAAATAACACGctgataaattgttttcatgtaaatgttgttcattatgGAGTTTGCATTCACGACAATCAAAGACTATGGGAGGCAAATAACTATAACGATGATAACACCATCATTCACGTGATATTAAGAATGATGTTAAGACGTAAATATGCATGAGGTCGAAATGATGGCACAGTGAGACGTTCAAACAATTGCAGCGAAAACTGTGCACatagcaaatatttatttgcttatatagatagatttattaaactttgttttttCTGTTAGTCAGATAAAACCCTTTGGTCAGGTTTCTTAGCAAGAAGATCGGaataattgaaatgaattaGCATACGATGTGTTAATTTAacagaaacaacaacagcactGATCTTTGTCAACGGCGATTTCATATCGCAACACCAAAGAGATAAACAATGGAGATATCATGCTGACGGACCCAAATGTGATAATCTATAGCATCCATGTAGAGTTTGGCCTTCATTTGTAGCAATACAATATGATATCTCCTTTGTATGATTatagtatattatataaatgcattgtctgatatcaaaataatcaatgttttatgtgtaCGATGTGAGCAATTACTTTACtgatgatatattatatatatatatatatatatatatatatatatatatatatatatatatatatatatatatattggtaggctacgtatattgttttaaacagtagTTAACAGCAGCACACACATGCACAGAAGTTTActaataaaatgtatatcaacAAATCTGATAAGCATTTATGGCGCAAACTATCACGTTGGATGCACATTCTGAGTGCACAAATAAACAGAAGTTTACTAATAAAATGTAGATAAACGAATTTATTACGTCAGTTCACTCACttcagttatatatatattcattcataCCTGAGGCTGATTGTTTCTCCGTGTGTTCTCTATTGTGACGTCTTTATATGAAATTCAAgaacaaattaaatgttttgtaagcTTTGGAAAACAATATTCGTGTTGAAGGGTTCAATGTTTTAGTATTGCTATTCAtgggaaaattaaaacagtttgcAAGTGCATCATTACAATAAGCAGATGACtttatattgtattgaaaataagaacatttaGTATCATAGTATTAAAAGTAAGAACACATTCGGCAGGttattacatttgtttatagACAAGGAAAAACACCAAAACTAAGCAACCCATATTTCAGCAAACGTAccttttcatgaaaacaatataaccaACAGAAAGAGCAAGAAAAACCGATAGAAGAGCAATAACTCCTCCCATAGCGCCTATCATCACAGCGCCGTTATTGTCAGCCACAATTTCTGAATTTAAAAAGCATGAACTAAATAATGAGCAAAAGCTTATTAATACTCGCGTTGACACATAACAACATTGGGTAATACTGACAAAAAAAGTGATAATCCTGTTCAATAACcctaaaatatgttaatggttAAGAACTGTCAAACATGCCATTACT
This genomic stretch from Mya arenaria isolate MELC-2E11 chromosome 10, ASM2691426v1 harbors:
- the LOC128204514 gene encoding uncharacterized protein LOC128204514, which codes for MSFAYIIPRLPPVFLLQSRNGMRLQHSTPDRQLLLGRVNNCNNACANNSCDALNGQCDQGCEYGYSGSFCNSSCPANCKSCHQFNGRGCIEEIVADNNGAVMIGAMGGVIALLSVFLALSVGYIVFMKRRHNREHTEKQSASDSKADEEARTYEQLQERTEQPNFQNVKDNGSDNYAVLFADTNI